CCAGCGGTGGCGACGGTCATCGCCGTGCATACCCGGATTTGTGGGGCGGGACACCAGCGTGGCAGGGGGACGGCCTTCTCGCGGTCGCACTCTTCCCAGTACGGGGCAACGATGGAGATGTCGGTGTCCATGCTGGAGGTGGCTCATGGGAGAAGCGCGCGAGGTCATGGATAGGTTCACCGAGGCACTCACCACAGGCCAGGATCCCGCAGCGGTCGCAGCGCTCTTCGCGGCCGACGCGGTTGTTGTCGTGCCCGACGAGGGCGAGATCCGCGGCCGGGACAACATCGGCGAGTACTTCCGTCAGTTCACCGAGGCCATACCGGACGGCAGATACGAGCCGGTCTACGCCTGGGAGGTCGGCAACACGGCCATCGACGAGGGATTCTTCAGCGGTCGCAACACCGGTCCGCTGGCCTTGCCCTCCGGAGAGAAACTGCCTGCCACCCAGAAACAGGTCAGGTTGCGCGGCTGCGACTTCGCCACGGTCGAGGGCGGATTGATCGTCAGCTATCGGCTCTACTTCGACCAGATGGAATTCCTCGGGCAACTGGGGCTCCTGCCCGACATGCCGTCCTGACTCCACCGTCCTCTGCACCACGACGGGAGGCCAGGCCAAGCCAGGTCAGGGGACTGGCGTCTGCTCGATGGCCGGACCTGCACCGTCCCCGCCTGCGCCCGCAACGGTGTCCAGGCGCCATGGCGATCCTGGATCCGTGCGCTGCGCGGACTCGGCGACGACAAACGCGTACGTCGCGGCGATCCCGTCCCCGGGAACGGGGCCGAGGTAGGTGTGGCCGGTCAGGTGGGACCAGGCGGCCAGGTCCAACGGGGCGGCCGGATCGGTGGCCTTCACATGCACGACGGTGCCCGGCAGTGCGCCGTCGATCTCGCTGCGGAGCCGCAGGAGCAGGGTGACGCAGAGCAGGCCCGAGCCGTCGACGACCAGAGGCGGACCTGGACGGACGGAGGCGGTCATGCGAGACCTTCGCGGGCGGCGGTGATCAGAGCTTCGGCGGCGCGGTCGATGTCGTGCGCCGTGGTCCAGCGGCCGATCGACAGCCGTAGAGCGCCCAGGCTGCGGGCGTCGTCCAGGCCCATCGCGTGCAGGACGGGTGAGGGGGTGTGGGTGCCGCTGTG
The Streptomyces lunaelactis genome window above contains:
- a CDS encoding ester cyclase, yielding MGEAREVMDRFTEALTTGQDPAAVAALFAADAVVVVPDEGEIRGRDNIGEYFRQFTEAIPDGRYEPVYAWEVGNTAIDEGFFSGRNTGPLALPSGEKLPATQKQVRLRGCDFATVEGGLIVSYRLYFDQMEFLGQLGLLPDMPS
- a CDS encoding sulfurtransferase TusA family protein, whose product is MTASVRPGPPLVVDGSGLLCVTLLLRLRSEIDGALPGTVVHVKATDPAAPLDLAAWSHLTGHTYLGPVPGDGIAATYAFVVAESAQRTDPGSPWRLDTVAGAGGDGAGPAIEQTPVP